In Candidatus Krumholzibacteriia bacterium, a genomic segment contains:
- a CDS encoding C25 family peptidase propeptide domain-containing protein, with amino-acid sequence MRLLKGLKLGALLLAFSLGSAIAETNVISLTPSGTRVELVDQNDHSLLFRVDLGELQAEEVLTPRGLFTRLSVPGFSRSHEVGHPELPSMNRLFEIPYGADVRVEVESLSSRRFSLADLGLEPMVFPAQASLPKNVSPEDWPFSHERDSYSLDRVSYERARVRKQGRLRSLDLGLLEVSPVEYFPQSGEILVHESLEVRLSFSGG; translated from the coding sequence ATGAGACTCCTGAAGGGTTTGAAGTTGGGTGCGCTTCTTCTTGCATTTTCCCTGGGAAGCGCGATTGCGGAAACGAATGTCATTTCACTCACCCCGAGTGGTACAAGGGTCGAGCTTGTCGACCAGAATGATCACTCCCTGCTTTTTCGCGTGGACCTTGGAGAATTGCAGGCCGAGGAAGTTCTCACTCCCCGGGGCCTGTTTACGCGTCTGAGTGTACCCGGCTTTTCCCGCTCCCATGAGGTCGGTCATCCGGAGCTTCCTTCGATGAACCGCCTCTTCGAGATTCCCTATGGCGCGGATGTCCGTGTGGAAGTGGAGAGTCTCTCCAGCCGCCGTTTTTCGCTCGCTGATCTTGGCCTCGAGCCGATGGTTTTCCCTGCCCAGGCTTCCCTGCCGAAGAATGTCAGCCCAGAAGACTGGCCCTTTTCCCATGAGCGGGATTCCTACTCGCTGGATCGTGTGAGCTACGAGCGCGCACGGGTTCGCAAGCAGGGTCGCCTTCGTTCCCTGGATCTCGGTCTTCTGGAAGTTTCTCCCGTGGAGTACTTCCCCCAGTCGGGGGAGATTCTGGTTCACGAGAGCCTGGAAGTTCGATTGAGCTTCTCGGGCGGCAA
- a CDS encoding SpoIID/LytB domain-containing protein, producing MIRRLVLIALPLLLACSSKPPLPPGEISRENLDREPEMRVLLVQSVNALELRASRGLVIRNAKGQILGRLKGRKSFHFFQNPKSPRKLRVYEEKPSRKKLRKSLLEIPFRSKLILETRPGSELQLNGKRYRGRIVLLRRGKHFHCINYIPVEEYLEGVVPHEIGHLGRKGMAAMKAQAVASRTYAVQRLQERKKADWDMVDTVSDQVYRGAGGGSRLATRAVRQTRGELLALGSNPAEIYYSSTCGGHTVAIDDAWNHAPVPHLGAVRDEDEKGRSWCSSSRYFRWTHSWSAKELGEILRAYLPRYSDLREGSDIGHLRDVRILEYSQDGRIRLLEVSTDRGSFPVKGDRIRSVLKRNLRGTPLRSTMFRLKKERNQEGQLLRVTAFGAGWGHGIGLCQVGAINRSKAGQSYREILEAYYPGTGLRRFWP from the coding sequence ATGATTCGCAGACTTGTTTTGATTGCCCTGCCGCTTCTTCTGGCCTGTTCTTCGAAACCGCCTCTTCCACCGGGGGAGATCTCAAGGGAGAATCTGGATCGTGAACCGGAGATGAGAGTCCTTCTCGTGCAGAGCGTGAATGCTCTGGAGCTTCGGGCAAGCCGGGGGCTGGTGATTCGCAATGCGAAGGGGCAGATTCTGGGCCGCCTGAAAGGGCGCAAGTCCTTCCACTTCTTTCAGAACCCGAAAAGTCCCAGGAAGTTGAGAGTGTATGAGGAAAAGCCCAGCAGGAAGAAGCTTCGCAAATCCCTTCTGGAGATCCCCTTTCGCAGCAAGCTGATTCTGGAGACACGCCCCGGCAGCGAATTGCAACTCAATGGCAAGCGTTATCGTGGCAGGATTGTTCTCCTGCGTCGGGGGAAACACTTCCACTGCATCAATTACATTCCGGTCGAGGAGTATCTGGAAGGGGTGGTTCCCCATGAGATCGGACATCTGGGCAGAAAAGGCATGGCGGCCATGAAGGCCCAGGCCGTTGCCAGCCGGACTTATGCGGTGCAGAGGTTGCAGGAGAGGAAGAAGGCGGACTGGGACATGGTCGACACCGTGAGCGATCAGGTCTATCGCGGAGCGGGGGGAGGAAGTCGTCTTGCCACCCGCGCGGTTCGACAGACCCGCGGGGAGTTGCTCGCCCTTGGATCCAATCCCGCCGAAATCTACTACTCTTCCACCTGCGGTGGTCACACGGTGGCCATTGATGATGCCTGGAATCACGCGCCCGTTCCCCATCTGGGCGCAGTTCGCGATGAGGATGAAAAGGGTCGAAGCTGGTGCAGCAGCAGCCGCTACTTTCGCTGGACTCACAGCTGGAGTGCAAAGGAACTGGGAGAGATTCTGCGAGCCTACCTGCCCCGGTATTCGGATCTGCGGGAAGGCAGCGACATTGGCCATCTTCGGGATGTGCGAATTCTCGAATACAGTCAGGACGGTCGTATTCGCCTTCTCGAAGTGAGCACCGACCGGGGTTCATTTCCGGTGAAAGGAGACCGGATCCGTTCGGTTCTCAAAAGGAATCTCCGGGGGACCCCTCTTCGCAGTACGATGTTTCGCCTGAAGAAGGAGAGAAATCAGGAAGGTCAACTACTGAGGGTCACCGCCTTTGGCGCTGGATGGGGCCATGGGATTGGCCTTTGCCAGGTAGGAGCCATCAATCGGAGCAAGGCCGGGCAGTCCTATCGCGAGATTCTGGAGGCCTATTATCCGGGAACCGGGCTTCGCCGCTTCTGGCCTTGA